In a genomic window of Fusobacterium sp. FSA-380-WT-3A:
- a CDS encoding sodium:alanine symporter family protein yields MENLNLLVQNVSGFVWNKILILLLIGTGVFFTVVLKFIQVRKFGEGYKRAVRGANLNGESAGADGMSSFQSLATAIAAQVGTGNLAGAATAIASGGPGAIFWMWVSAFFGMATVYAEAVLGQLYKKRVEGEIIGGPAYYISEGLGNNKFSKGLAIFFALSCVLALSFMGNAVQANSIASAFSNVFKVNPMYIGLFVAVVSGFIFWGGTQRIASFIEKIVPLMAGLYVGASILIMIFNFSEIIPAFKMIIMGAFNPSSVLGGAAGITVKEAVRYGVARGLFSNEAGMGSTPHAHAVAKVDDPSHQGAVAIITVFIDTFVVLNCTAFVIIMTGGVGSGLTGITLTQAAFNKVLGSWGGVFIAVCLFFFALSTIIGWYYFGVANIKYLFGEKGMNPYKIIVLLFIILGSMAKVDLVWNLSDLFNGLMALPNLVALIALYKLVKNVAIENKNK; encoded by the coding sequence ATGGAAAATTTAAATTTATTGGTACAAAATGTTAGTGGATTTGTCTGGAATAAGATTTTAATTTTATTACTTATTGGAACAGGGGTATTTTTCACAGTAGTGTTAAAATTTATACAGGTTAGAAAATTTGGAGAAGGTTATAAGAGAGCTGTAAGAGGAGCTAATTTAAATGGAGAAAGTGCAGGAGCTGATGGAATGAGTTCATTCCAATCTTTGGCCACAGCAATAGCAGCTCAAGTAGGAACAGGAAATCTTGCTGGAGCAGCTACAGCAATAGCTTCAGGAGGACCAGGGGCTATATTTTGGATGTGGGTCAGTGCATTTTTTGGAATGGCCACTGTATATGCTGAGGCTGTATTAGGACAATTATATAAGAAAAGAGTTGAAGGAGAGATTATAGGGGGACCAGCTTATTATATAAGTGAGGGATTAGGAAATAATAAATTTAGTAAAGGATTGGCTATATTTTTTGCTTTATCATGTGTATTAGCTTTATCATTTATGGGAAACGCTGTACAAGCCAATTCTATAGCTTCAGCTTTTAGTAATGTATTTAAAGTAAATCCTATGTATATAGGATTATTTGTAGCAGTAGTTTCAGGATTTATTTTTTGGGGAGGAACACAAAGAATAGCTTCTTTCATAGAAAAAATAGTTCCTTTAATGGCTGGACTCTATGTGGGAGCATCAATTTTAATAATGATTTTTAATTTTTCAGAAATCATTCCTGCTTTTAAAATGATAATAATGGGGGCTTTTAATCCTTCATCAGTTTTAGGAGGAGCTGCTGGAATAACAGTAAAAGAGGCTGTAAGATATGGGGTAGCTAGAGGATTATTTTCAAATGAAGCTGGAATGGGTTCAACACCTCATGCTCATGCTGTAGCTAAAGTAGATGACCCTAGTCATCAAGGAGCTGTAGCTATAATAACAGTATTTATAGACACATTTGTTGTATTAAACTGTACAGCTTTTGTAATTATAATGACAGGTGGAGTAGGAAGTGGACTTACTGGAATAACATTAACACAAGCAGCTTTTAATAAAGTATTAGGAAGTTGGGGAGGAGTATTTATAGCTGTTTGTCTATTTTTCTTTGCTTTATCAACTATAATAGGATGGTATTATTTTGGAGTGGCAAATATAAAATATCTTTTTGGAGAAAAAGGTATGAATCCATATAAAATAATAGTATTATTATTTATAATATTAGGGTCAATGGCTAAAGTAGATTTAGTTTGGAATTTATCAGATTTATTTAATGGATTAATGGCTTTACCAAACTTAGTAGCTTTAATTGCTCTATATAAACTTGTAAAAAATGTAGCTATTGAAAATAAAAATAAGTAA
- a CDS encoding GrdX family protein — translation MSFTIVTNNKKVFNVYRETDEVVLLENESIERVLLEAYKCILKGHKLLSDPIISNIENSNNPFKSIIVSKNFTTENLISLNLIKGALNISKKLPNTSIEELSPETIEEYKFIDLSLLINGIKELKNLNL, via the coding sequence ATGTCTTTTACAATAGTTACTAACAATAAAAAAGTTTTTAATGTTTATAGAGAAACTGATGAAGTAGTATTATTAGAAAATGAAAGTATAGAAAGAGTTTTATTAGAAGCATATAAATGCATATTAAAGGGACATAAACTTCTTAGTGACCCTATTATATCTAATATTGAAAATTCAAATAATCCTTTTAAATCTATTATTGTTTCAAAAAATTTTACTACAGAAAATCTTATATCACTTAATTTAATCAAAGGTGCTCTTAATATATCCAAAAAATTACCAAATACTTCCATAGAAGAATTATCTCCTGAAACTATAGAAGAATATAAATTTATAGATTTAAGTTTGCTTATAAATGGTATTAAAGAATTAAAAAATTTAAATTTATAA
- the nhaC gene encoding Na+/H+ antiporter NhaC, giving the protein MKKETTSKVVKETKFIHALIPLVFLIISLGYTIRYTNAAPHIPIIISGMLAACIAMFFLNYRWESILEGILETIKSSMEAALILLIIGMVVGSWIISGVVPTMIFYGLKIMSPSIFLPATLLLSLIVAIATGSSWSTAATIGIALMGVGAGLGIPAPVTAGAIISGAYMGDKLSPLSDTTNLAPAMAGSDLFDHIKAMLYTTIPAFIITIILFSIIGMKYSQIEVDASILNSILMTLDEQFYISPILFVVPLITIGLVVKKVPAIPGLLFGSIIGGVAAVIFQKVPLKDFVTSLQVGYISNSGNEMVDALLTRGGMDSMMWTVALIICALFLGGVMEKTGMLNVLAMKILSIANSTGSLILSTLLTALAVNILAAEQYLSIVITGRIFKDVYREKNLHPVTLSRALEDSGTMTSPLIPWNSCGAYMIATLGIAPWVYVPYCFMNIISPIISCIYGYTGFTIKHLNEEEIKKPNFKHIVATVLGVVGK; this is encoded by the coding sequence ATGAAAAAAGAAACAACATCAAAAGTAGTCAAAGAAACAAAATTTATTCATGCTCTAATACCATTGGTATTTTTAATAATATCTTTAGGATATACAATAAGGTACACTAATGCTGCTCCTCATATTCCAATTATAATTTCTGGGATGTTAGCTGCTTGTATAGCTATGTTCTTTTTAAATTATAGGTGGGAAAGTATACTAGAAGGAATATTGGAAACAATAAAGTCTTCAATGGAAGCAGCATTAATATTATTAATAATAGGAATGGTAGTAGGAAGTTGGATTATTTCTGGTGTTGTTCCTACAATGATATTTTATGGATTAAAAATAATGTCTCCAAGTATATTTTTACCAGCAACACTTTTACTTTCTTTGATTGTAGCAATAGCTACAGGGAGTTCTTGGAGTACTGCAGCTACAATAGGAATAGCTCTAATGGGAGTTGGAGCAGGATTAGGAATACCAGCTCCTGTAACAGCTGGAGCAATAATCTCAGGAGCATATATGGGAGATAAACTTTCTCCTCTATCAGATACTACAAACTTGGCTCCAGCAATGGCAGGTTCAGATTTATTTGACCACATAAAAGCTATGTTATATACAACAATTCCAGCTTTTATAATAACAATAATTTTATTTTCTATAATAGGAATGAAATATTCTCAAATAGAAGTAGATGCTTCAATATTAAATTCAATTTTAATGACTTTAGATGAACAATTTTATATAAGCCCTATTTTATTTGTTGTTCCGTTGATAACAATAGGATTGGTTGTAAAAAAAGTTCCAGCTATTCCAGGACTTTTGTTTGGGAGTATAATAGGAGGAGTAGCAGCTGTTATTTTTCAAAAAGTTCCATTAAAAGATTTTGTAACAAGTTTACAAGTTGGATATATATCTAATTCAGGAAATGAAATGGTAGATGCTTTATTAACTCGTGGTGGAATGGATAGTATGATGTGGACAGTAGCTTTAATAATCTGTGCTCTTTTCTTAGGGGGAGTAATGGAAAAAACAGGAATGTTAAATGTTTTAGCTATGAAAATTTTAAGTATAGCAAATTCAACAGGAAGTTTAATACTATCTACTCTATTAACAGCTTTAGCTGTTAATATTTTGGCAGCAGAACAATATTTATCAATTGTTATTACAGGAAGAATATTTAAAGATGTATATAGAGAAAAGAATTTACATCCAGTAACATTATCAAGAGCTTTAGAAGATTCAGGAACAATGACTTCTCCTCTTATTCCATGGAATAGTTGTGGAGCTTATATGATAGCAACTTTAGGAATAGCTCCTTGGGTATATGTACCATATTGTTTTATGAATATTATTAGTCCAATTATTTCATGTATTTATGGATATACAGGATTTACTATAAAACATCTTAATGAGGAGGAGATAAAAAAACCTAATTTTAAACATATAGTAGCAACAGTATTAGGAGTTGTAGGTAAATAA
- the nhaC gene encoding Na+/H+ antiporter NhaC, giving the protein MEETTSKIIKETKFIHAVIPLLFLIISLAYTLKYTKASPHIPIIISGMVASCVAMIELNYKWEIILEGILETIKSSMEAAIILLIIGMVVGSWIISGVVPTMIFYGLKIMNPSIFLPTTVLLSFVAAVATGNSWSAAATIGIALMGIGAGLGISAPITVGAIISGAYMGDKISPLSDTTNLAPAMAGSKLFDHIKAMLYTTIPSFVISMIMFTMIGLKYSKTQVDSSALNSIFNTLIKNFNITPLLFIVPIITIGLVVKKAPAIPSLLFGTIIGGIAAIIFQNTSVSDFIEVLQSGFVSNTGNQIVDGLLTRGGMNSMFGTVALIICALFLGGIMEKTGMLNAVARKILSIAKSTGSLIFSTLLTAFAVNVLAAEQYLSIVITGRIFKDVYREKGLEPVMLSRALEDCGTMTSPLIPWNTCGAYMIATLGIAPWVYVPYCFMNIISPIISAIYGFTGFSIKYLDKEKTKKSKIDLKYLYASIINTVK; this is encoded by the coding sequence ATGGAAGAAACAACATCAAAAATAATCAAAGAAACTAAATTTATTCATGCAGTGATTCCGTTATTATTTTTAATAATATCATTAGCTTATACTTTGAAATATACAAAAGCCTCACCACATATTCCAATTATTATTTCTGGAATGGTAGCTTCTTGTGTAGCTATGATTGAATTGAATTATAAATGGGAGATAATACTTGAAGGAATATTAGAAACAATAAAGTCTTCAATGGAAGCAGCAATAATATTATTAATAATAGGAATGGTAGTAGGAAGTTGGATTATTTCTGGTGTTGTCCCTACAATGATTTTTTATGGACTAAAAATAATGAATCCAAGTATATTTTTACCAACAACTGTTTTACTTTCTTTTGTAGCAGCAGTGGCTACAGGAAATTCTTGGAGTGCAGCAGCCACTATAGGTATAGCATTGATGGGAATAGGAGCAGGACTTGGAATATCAGCTCCAATAACAGTAGGAGCAATAATTTCAGGAGCATATATGGGAGATAAAATTTCTCCTCTATCAGATACTACAAACTTAGCTCCAGCAATGGCAGGTTCAAAATTATTTGACCATATAAAAGCTATGTTATATACAACAATTCCATCTTTTGTAATAAGTATGATAATGTTTACAATGATAGGATTAAAATATTCCAAAACACAAGTTGATAGTTCAGCATTAAATTCTATTTTTAATACATTAATTAAAAATTTTAATATAACTCCATTATTATTTATTGTTCCTATAATAACAATAGGTTTAGTTGTCAAGAAAGCACCAGCGATACCATCACTTTTATTTGGTACTATAATAGGAGGAATTGCAGCTATTATTTTTCAAAATACTTCTGTAAGTGATTTTATAGAAGTTTTACAAAGTGGATTTGTTTCAAATACAGGAAATCAAATTGTAGATGGGCTTCTTACTCGTGGTGGAATGAATAGCATGTTTGGAACAGTAGCTTTAATAATTTGTGCTTTATTTTTAGGTGGAATAATGGAAAAAACAGGAATGTTAAATGCTGTGGCTAGAAAAATTTTAAGTATAGCTAAGTCAACTGGAAGTCTAATTTTTTCTACTTTATTAACAGCTTTTGCAGTAAATGTATTGGCAGCAGAACAATATTTATCAATTGTTATTACAGGAAGAATATTTAAAGATGTTTATAGAGAGAAAGGATTAGAACCTGTGATGTTATCAAGAGCTTTAGAAGATTGTGGAACAATGACATCTCCTCTTATTCCTTGGAATACCTGTGGAGCTTATATGATAGCAACTTTAGGAATAGCTCCTTGGGTATATGTACCATATTGTTTTATGAATATTATTAGTCCTATAATTTCAGCTATTTATGGATTTACAGGATTTTCTATAAAATATTTAGATAAAGAAAAAACTAAAAAATCAAAAATAGATTTAAAATATCTATATGCTTCGATAATAAATACAGTAAAATAA
- a CDS encoding histidine triad nucleotide-binding protein produces MATIFTKIINREIPANIVYENEKVIAFKDINPQAPIHILVVPKKEIPTINDITKEDRELIGEMYLTIGKIAKDLGIAEEGYRVITNCNEFGGQEVFHIHFHLLGGKKLGTLV; encoded by the coding sequence ATGGCTACAATTTTTACTAAAATAATTAATAGAGAAATACCAGCAAATATAGTTTATGAAAATGAAAAAGTTATAGCTTTTAAAGATATAAATCCACAAGCTCCTATTCATATATTAGTTGTTCCTAAAAAAGAAATACCAACAATAAATGATATTACTAAAGAAGATAGAGAATTAATAGGAGAAATGTATTTAACTATAGGGAAAATAGCGAAAGATTTAGGAATAGCTGAAGAGGGATATAGAGTAATTACTAATTGTAATGAATTTGGTGGACAAGAAGTATTCCACATACATTTTCATCTTTTAGGTGGGAAAAAATTAGGGACATTAGTATAA
- the rpiB gene encoding ribose 5-phosphate isomerase B — MKIALGCDHGGYELKETVKKHLLEKGYEVLDLGCHSTESVNYPIYGKAVGEAVVKKEANYGIVICGTGIGISIAANKVKGVRAALCMNTTMARLTREHNNANILAFGARMVGDVLALEMVDTFLTTDFAGGRHTARVEMLED, encoded by the coding sequence ATGAAAATAGCCTTAGGTTGTGACCATGGTGGGTATGAATTAAAAGAAACTGTAAAAAAACATTTATTAGAAAAAGGATATGAGGTTTTAGATTTAGGATGTCATTCTACAGAATCAGTGAATTATCCTATATATGGAAAAGCTGTAGGAGAAGCTGTTGTAAAAAAAGAAGCTAATTATGGAATTGTAATTTGTGGTACAGGAATTGGAATTTCAATAGCTGCTAATAAAGTAAAAGGAGTAAGAGCTGCTCTTTGTATGAATACAACAATGGCTAGACTTACAAGAGAGCATAATAATGCTAATATTTTAGCTTTTGGGGCAAGAATGGTTGGAGATGTATTAGCTCTTGAAATGGTAGATACATTTTTAACTACAGATTTTGCTGGAGGAAGACATACAGCAAGAGTTGAAATGTTAGAAGATTAA
- a CDS encoding peptidylprolyl isomerase, whose product MQELREKLAQERAKGNTNSVSEGKVVTVEFKVYDNDTDELLEDTKEVGPFFYIQGMGAFVPKIEEVLTGKKAGYKDIITLTIEEGYGEHDEELVVEMDRKDFVEFEDIYIGLDFIADLEDGSEQSFVITKIEDDVVTADGNHPFAGRNVRFELELIGVREATEKELEFGEPLFEGF is encoded by the coding sequence ATACAAGAACTTAGAGAAAAATTAGCTCAAGAAAGAGCTAAGGGAAATACAAATAGTGTTTCTGAAGGAAAAGTAGTAACTGTAGAGTTTAAAGTTTATGATAATGATACAGACGAATTATTAGAAGATACTAAAGAGGTTGGACCTTTCTTCTATATTCAAGGAATGGGGGCTTTTGTTCCTAAAATAGAAGAAGTATTAACTGGGAAAAAAGCAGGATATAAAGATATAATTACTTTAACTATTGAAGAAGGATATGGAGAACATGATGAAGAGTTAGTAGTGGAAATGGATAGAAAGGACTTTGTAGAATTTGAAGATATCTATATAGGTCTTGATTTTATAGCTGATTTAGAAGATGGGTCAGAACAATCTTTTGTTATCACAAAAATAGAAGATGATGTAGTAACTGCTGATGGAAATCATCCATTTGCTGGAAGAAACGTAAGATTTGAATTAGAGTTGATAGGAGTAAGAGAAGCAACAGAAAAAGAATTAGAATTTGGAGAACCTTTATTTGAAGGATTTTAA
- a CDS encoding DJ-1/PfpI family protein → MKKVLIFLSNGVEILEVAPFIDVFGWNSVVGDKKEKIKVETLSCGKIKSTWNLLIETEINFEIEEINIEEYDVLVIPGGFGMAGFFIDGKKEKIQNLIREFYRKNKIIIGICTGAIILGEAGILRNKKATTYFLDNKRYFNQLKNFGAKGIEKEIIRDENIITSANPKSALEVAFYLLEILTSKENSQIVKYNMGYKF, encoded by the coding sequence TTGAAAAAAGTTTTAATTTTTTTATCAAATGGAGTTGAGATATTGGAAGTAGCTCCTTTTATAGATGTATTTGGATGGAATTCAGTAGTAGGAGATAAAAAAGAAAAAATTAAAGTTGAAACTTTGTCTTGTGGAAAAATAAAAAGCACATGGAATTTATTAATAGAAACAGAAATAAATTTTGAAATTGAAGAAATAAATATAGAAGAATATGACGTTTTAGTTATTCCAGGAGGTTTTGGAATGGCTGGCTTTTTTATAGATGGAAAAAAAGAAAAGATTCAAAATTTGATTAGAGAATTTTATAGAAAAAATAAAATAATAATTGGAATATGTACAGGAGCTATAATATTAGGAGAAGCTGGAATATTAAGAAATAAAAAAGCTACTACATATTTTTTAGATAATAAAAGATATTTTAATCAATTAAAAAATTTTGGAGCTAAAGGAATAGAAAAGGAGATAATAAGAGATGAAAATATTATTACTTCAGCCAATCCAAAATCAGCTTTAGAAGTAGCTTTTTATCTTTTGGAAATATTAACTTCTAAAGAAAATAGTCAGATAGTAAAATATAATATGGGATATAAATTTTAA
- a CDS encoding aminotransferase class I/II-fold pyridoxal phosphate-dependent enzyme — translation MAKLDQNLTPLFTVLKDVYAKRNITPFHVPGHKQGKGMDEEFLNFIGENPLKIDVTIFKMVDGLHHPKSCIKEAQELAADAYGVKKSFFAVNGTSGAIQAMILSVVKAGEKILIPRNVHKSVSAGIILAGAIPVYMNPVIDNDLGIAHGVRPSTVEKMLELHPDAKAVLIINPTYYGVATDIQKIAAIVHRHDIPLIVDEAHGPHLHFHEDLPMSAVDAGADICCQSTHKILGAMTQMSLLHVNSDRVDPTRVQQILSLLHTTSPSYPLMASLDCARRQIAIHGRELLSRTIELANYARAEINKIPGMYSFGEEIVGKEGIFAFDPTKLTVSAKALGITGFDLEAILTDEYNIQVELSDFYNVLGLITIGDTKESIDTLVKALQDISDRYFNTKEIKKIRNSRIPAIPEQELIPREAFYSETSKVPFSESLGKICAEMIMAYPPGIPIIIPGERISKEVINYIEELREQKTHLQGMEDPNLEYINIIEDEDAMYLYTEKMKNRIFGVPLNLGADRSGIEFGIDVLVENFSDTFDEIEMVDIEKQREDFNVPMMKYKNTILNTCEKIAKLVDESIEDGYRPITIGGDHSIALGTISGVAKSNPNLGVVWIDAHADMNTEETTISGNIHGMPLAFLQGEGDTDMVNCYFEGAKIKPENVIILGARDIDVREYDVIEKLGVKVIPYDDVMRKGIDAVLDEIGDYLKVSDIHISFDVDSLNPKFAPGVSTPVKNGFDEDDIFKTFKYLFKNYFITSVDIVEYNPVYDKSLKTAAIVRDITEYMINPIY, via the coding sequence ATGGCTAAATTAGACCAAAATTTGACACCATTATTTACTGTACTGAAAGATGTATATGCTAAGAGAAATATCACACCTTTCCATGTACCTGGACACAAACAAGGTAAAGGAATGGATGAAGAATTTTTAAATTTTATTGGAGAAAATCCTTTAAAAATTGATGTAACTATTTTTAAAATGGTTGATGGATTACATCACCCTAAAAGTTGTATTAAAGAAGCCCAAGAATTAGCTGCTGATGCCTATGGAGTTAAGAAGAGTTTCTTTGCTGTAAATGGAACATCTGGTGCTATTCAGGCCATGATTCTTTCAGTTGTAAAAGCTGGAGAAAAAATATTAATTCCTAGAAATGTTCATAAATCAGTTTCTGCTGGAATTATTTTGGCTGGAGCAATACCTGTATATATGAATCCTGTTATAGATAATGATTTAGGTATAGCTCATGGTGTTAGACCTAGTACTGTTGAAAAAATGTTAGAATTACATCCTGATGCAAAAGCTGTACTTATTATCAATCCTACTTACTATGGAGTAGCTACTGATATTCAAAAAATAGCTGCTATTGTACATAGACATGATATTCCTCTAATAGTTGATGAAGCTCATGGTCCTCATCTTCATTTCCATGAAGATTTACCAATGTCTGCTGTTGATGCTGGAGCTGATATTTGTTGTCAAAGTACTCATAAAATTCTTGGAGCTATGACTCAAATGTCATTACTACATGTTAACTCTGACAGAGTTGACCCTACAAGAGTTCAACAAATTTTAAGTTTACTTCATACAACATCCCCTTCTTATCCATTAATGGCTTCTCTAGACTGTGCTAGAAGACAAATAGCTATTCATGGAAGAGAACTTTTATCTAGAACTATTGAACTAGCTAACTATGCTAGAGCTGAAATAAATAAAATTCCTGGAATGTATTCTTTTGGAGAAGAAATAGTTGGAAAAGAGGGTATATTTGCTTTTGACCCTACTAAATTAACTGTATCTGCAAAAGCTTTAGGAATAACTGGATTTGATTTAGAAGCTATATTAACAGATGAATATAATATTCAAGTTGAACTTTCTGATTTCTATAATGTTTTAGGACTTATTACAATAGGAGATACAAAAGAAAGTATTGATACTTTAGTAAAAGCTTTACAAGATATTAGTGATAGATATTTCAATACAAAAGAAATAAAAAAAATAAGAAACTCAAGAATACCTGCTATTCCTGAACAAGAACTTATTCCAAGGGAGGCTTTTTATAGTGAAACTTCAAAAGTTCCATTCTCTGAAAGTTTAGGAAAGATTTGTGCTGAGATGATAATGGCGTATCCTCCTGGTATCCCTATTATTATTCCTGGAGAAAGAATTAGTAAAGAAGTTATCAATTATATAGAAGAACTTCGTGAGCAGAAAACACATTTACAAGGTATGGAAGACCCTAATCTTGAATATATAAATATCATTGAAGATGAAGATGCTATGTATTTATATACAGAGAAAATGAAAAATAGAATATTTGGAGTTCCTTTAAATTTAGGAGCTGACAGATCTGGTATTGAATTTGGTATTGATGTTCTTGTAGAAAACTTCTCTGATACATTTGATGAAATTGAAATGGTTGATATTGAAAAACAAAGAGAAGATTTCAATGTTCCTATGATGAAATATAAAAATACTATTTTAAATACCTGTGAAAAAATAGCAAAACTTGTAGATGAATCTATAGAAGATGGATATAGACCAATAACAATTGGAGGAGACCATTCAATCGCTTTAGGAACTATATCTGGAGTTGCTAAATCTAATCCTAATCTTGGAGTTGTTTGGATAGATGCCCATGCTGATATGAATACAGAAGAAACTACTATCAGTGGAAATATTCATGGAATGCCTTTAGCTTTCTTACAAGGTGAAGGAGATACTGATATGGTTAATTGCTACTTTGAAGGAGCTAAAATAAAACCTGAAAATGTTATTATTTTAGGTGCTAGAGATATTGATGTTAGAGAATATGATGTTATTGAAAAACTTGGAGTAAAAGTTATTCCTTATGATGATGTTATGCGTAAAGGAATAGACGCTGTACTTGATGAAATTGGAGATTATTTAAAAGTTTCTGATATTCATATAAGTTTTGATGTAGATTCTTTAAATCCTAAATTTGCTCCTGGAGTAAGTACTCCTGTAAAAAATGGGTTTGATGAAGATGATATTTTCAAAACATTTAAATATTTATTTAAAAATTATTTCATAACTTCTGTTGACATTGTTGAATACAATCCAGTTTATGATAAGAGTTTAAAAACTGCAGCTATTGTAAGAGATATCACAGAATATATGATTAATCCTATCTATTAA
- a CDS encoding YibE/F family protein, which yields MKKIFLMLFFIFSLISFGKDEYSRGKIIERIGSKLENSLNTNIEVDGEEIKDVELFKVKIKDKEYIIESPIYVVEAYNLNLSKGDWVVVYKNSDEGILYISDIDKRFSYFWMIGIFCGLALLLARKKGLKSLIALGATVYMIFYYFIPLIVRGESPIIISVIIALLSSCITIFLVAGFTHKGVVAIIGSIGGTIFSGILSYIFVNKMSFSGYPTLDAIMYVDILKNIKVKELISSGIILGSMGAIMDVSMSISSAITELRENSINLGSKELFKSGINIGKDMVGTMINTLILAYIGSSLFDMIIIYKNLENLPLTRLLNYEFIAVEILKSFTGSIGILISIPITAYLGAHLHRRYRDIKILKEKFFLRK from the coding sequence ATGAAAAAAATATTTTTAATGTTGTTTTTTATTTTCTCCTTAATTTCTTTTGGAAAAGACGAATATTCTAGAGGAAAAATTATAGAAAGAATAGGAAGTAAGTTAGAAAATTCTTTAAATACTAATATAGAAGTAGATGGAGAGGAAATAAAAGATGTAGAATTATTTAAAGTGAAAATAAAAGATAAAGAATATATAATAGAATCTCCTATTTATGTTGTAGAAGCTTATAATTTAAATCTTTCAAAAGGAGATTGGGTTGTAGTTTATAAAAATAGTGATGAAGGAATTTTATATATTTCAGATATAGATAAAAGATTTAGCTATTTTTGGATGATAGGAATATTTTGTGGATTGGCATTATTACTAGCTCGTAAAAAAGGATTGAAATCTCTAATAGCTTTAGGAGCTACAGTTTATATGATATTTTATTATTTCATTCCTTTAATAGTTAGAGGAGAATCACCAATAATTATTTCAGTTATTATTGCACTTTTATCTTCTTGTATAACAATATTTTTAGTTGCTGGATTTACTCATAAAGGGGTTGTTGCAATAATAGGAAGTATAGGTGGAACAATTTTTTCAGGAATTTTATCTTATATTTTTGTTAATAAAATGAGTTTTAGTGGATATCCCACATTAGATGCAATAATGTATGTAGATATTTTAAAAAATATTAAAGTTAAAGAATTAATATCTTCAGGAATCATATTGGGAAGTATGGGAGCTATCATGGATGTTTCTATGTCTATTTCATCAGCTATAACAGAGTTGAGAGAAAATAGTATAAATTTAGGTTCTAAAGAGTTATTTAAATCTGGAATTAATATAGGAAAAGATATGGTAGGAACAATGATAAACACTCTAATATTAGCATATATAGGTAGTTCATTGTTTGATATGATTATTATATACAAAAATCTTGAAAATTTACCACTTACTAGATTATTAAATTATGAATTTATAGCAGTAGAAATTTTAAAATCTTTTACAGGAAGTATTGGAATACTTATTTCAATTCCAATAACAGCTTATTTAGGAGCTCATTTACATAGAAGATATAGGGATATAAAAATTTTAAAAGAAAAATTCTTTTTAAGAAAATAA